The following are from one region of the Silene latifolia isolate original U9 population chromosome 9, ASM4854445v1, whole genome shotgun sequence genome:
- the LOC141598610 gene encoding aldehyde dehydrogenase family 2 member B4, mitochondrial-like isoform X1, which yields MTNRSKMEFLIWKLVAEARSFETSTILLLRTCHLRSVVSRYSTAAALQEPISAPVKVKYTQLFINGQFVDSASGKKFTTCDPRTGNVIAEVAEGDAEDINRAVGAARRAFDEGPWPKMTAYERSNILLKFADLLDQHTEEIAALETWDNGKPYEQAAKVELPMCSRIMRYYAGWTDKIHGLTAPADGPYHVQTLHEPIGVAGQIIPWNFPLLMFAWKIGPALATGNTIVMKTAEQTPLTALYAAKLLQEAGLPEGVLNVVSGYGPTAGAALASHMDVDKLAFTGSTETGKLVLGMAAESNLKPVTLELGGKSPFIVCKDADVDKAVELAHFALFFNQGQCCCAGSRTYVHESVYDEFVAKAKARAIQRVVGDPFRKDIEQGPQIDSEQFEKVMGYIKSGISSGATLETGGERYGSEGFYIQPTVFSNVKEDMLIAQDEIFGPVQSILKFNDLQDVIRRANATHYGLAAGVFTQDIDTANYLTRALRVGTVWVNCFDIFDAAIPFGGYKMSGQGREKGIYSLMNYLQIKAVVTPLNNPAWL from the exons ATGACTAATAGATCGAAAATGGAGTTTTTAATTTGGAAATTGGTGGCAGAAGCTAGAAGCTTCGAGACCTCCACTATATTGCTCTTAAG GACTTGTCACCTGAGAAGTGTGGTCTCAAGATACAGCACAGCTGCTGCCCTTCAGGAACCTATCAGTGCACCTGTGAAAGTGAAATACACCCAGCTTTTTATCAATGGACAGTTTGTGGATTCAGCTTCAG GCAAAAAGTTCACAACATGTGATCCTAGGACAGGGAATGTGATTGCTGAGGTAGCTGAAGGTGATGCAGAAGATATCAACCGAGCAGTAGGTGCTGCTCGCAGGGCATTTGATGAGGGACCTTGGCCAAAGATGACAGCTTAT GAAAGGTCAAATATCTTGCTGAAATTTGCTGATCTGCTTGATCAGCAcactgaagaaattgctgctctCGAGACCTGGGACAATGGAAAGCCTTACGAGCAAGCTGCTAAAGTTGAATTACCAATGTGCTCTCGTATTATGAGATATTATGCTG GATGGACTGATAAGATCCACGGTCTAACCGCACCGGCTGATGGACCGTATCATGTTCAAACTCTTCACGAACCCATTGGTGTAGCTGGCCAAATTATCCCTTGGAACTTCCCACTCCTCATGTTTGCGTGGAAGATTGGACCTGCCTTGGCAACTGGCAACACAATTGTTATGAAGACTGCTGAGCAAACTCCACTGACTGCCTTATATGCTGCTAAGCTACTCCAAGAG GCTGGACTTCCAGAAGGTGTCCTGAATGTTGTTTCCGGTTATGGCCCTACTGCCGGAGCAGCTCTTGCCTCTCACATGGATGTCGACAAG CTAGCTTTTACAGGATCAACTGAAACTGGGAAATTAGTTCTTGGGATGGCAGCAGAGAGCAATCTGAAGCCCGTTACTTTGGAGCTTGGAGGTAAGTCTCCTTTTATAGTGTGCAAGGATGCTGATGTTGACAAGGCAGTAGAACTGGCTCACTTTGCTCTCTTCTTTAATCAG GGACAATGTTGTTGTGCTGGCTCGCGTACATATGTACATGAAAGTGTGTATGATGAGTTTGTTGCGAAAGCCAAGGCTCGTGCTATTCAACGTGTTGTTGGCGACCCTTTCAGGAAAGACATAGAGCAAGGTCCTCAG ATAGATTCAGAGCAATTTGAGAAGGTAATGGGATACATAAAATCCGGCATCAGCAGTGGCGCGACACTTGAAACAGGAGGTGAAAGGTATGGCTCAGAGGGTTTCTACATTCAACCTACTGTTTTCTCAAATGTTAAGGAAGACATGTTGATAGCACAGGATGAGATTTTCGGACCAGTTCAATCAATCTTGAAATTCAA TGACCTGCAAGATGTGATTCGCCGAGCCAATGCCACCCACTATGGGCTAGCAGCTGGAGTTTTTACACAAGATATCGACACTGCCAACTATTTGACTCGGGCACTTAGAGTCGGCACAGTATGGGTTAACTGTTTTGACATCTTTGATGCAGCCATCCCATTTGGTGGGTACAAAATGAGCGGTCAGGGTAGGGAGAAGGGTATTTACAGTCTCATGAACTACTTGCAAATCAAGGCTGTGGTTACCCCTTTGAACAACCCTGCTTGGTTGTAG
- the LOC141598611 gene encoding 26S proteasome regulatory subunit 10B homolog A, with amino-acid sequence MATPATEEEVRRRTSQAEYSKKLLQHRELESRNRKVKEELRAAKKEFNKTEDDLKSLQSVGQIIGEVLRPLDNERLIVKASSGPRYVVGCRNKVDKEKLTSGTRVVLDMTTLTIMRNLPREVDPVVYNMLHEDPGNISYSAVGGLSDQIRELRESIELPLMNPELFLRVGIKPPKGVLLYGPPGTGKTLLARAIASNIDANFLKVVSSAIIDKYIGESARLIREMFNYAREHQPCIIFMDEIDAIGGRRFSEGTSADREIQRTLMELLNQLDGFDQLGKVKMIMATNRPDVLDPALLRPGRLDRKIEIPLPNEQSRMEILKIHAAGIAKHGEIDYEAVVKLAEGFNGADLRNVCTEAGMAAIRAERDYVVHEDFMKAVRKLSEAKKLESSAHYSADFGKD; translated from the exons ATGGCGACGCCTGCTACCGAAGAAGAAGTCCGTCGTCGTACTTCTCAGGCTGAATACAGCAAAAAGCTTCTTCAACATCGTGAACTCGAGTCTCGTAATCGCAAAG TAAAGGAAGAACTACGAGCTGCGAAGAAGGAGTTCAATAAAACGGAGGATGATTTAAAGTCTCTTCAGAGTGTTGGACAAATCATTGGAGAAGTCTTGAGGCCTCTTGACAATGAGCGAT TAATTGTAAAAGCTAGCAGTGGACCTAGGTATGTTGTCGGTTGTCGTAACAAAGTTGACAAGGAGAAGCTTACATCTGGTACACGAGTGGTGCTTGATATGACTACTCTCACCATTATGCGTAACCTGCCTCGCGAA GTTGACCCAGTTGTGTACAATATGCTTCACGAAGATCCAGGTAATATTAGCTACTCAGCTGTGGGAGGGTTGTCTGATCAGATTCGGGAGCTGAGGGAATCCATTGAGCTACCATTGATGAACCCTGAGCTTTTCCTTAGGGTCGGAATCAAACCCCCGAAG GGTGTTCTTCTCTATGGACCTCCTGGGACAGGCAAGACACTGTTAGCCAGAGCTATTGCGAGCAACATCGATGCCAATTTCCTGAAG GTTGTGTCGAGTGCCATTATTGACAAGTATATCGGTGAAAGTGCAAGACTGATCCGTGAAATGTTCAATTATGCTCGTGAACACCAG CCTTGCATCATTTTCATGGATGAGATTGATGCCATTGGAGGTCGCCGATTTAGTGAAGGAACAAGTGCTGATCGTGAAATTCAAAGAACCCTTATGGAACTCTTGAATCAGCTTGACGGATTTGATCAACTTGGCAAG GTCAAAATGATTATGGCGACAAATAGACCCGATGTATTGGACCCTGCACTTCTTCGTCCAGGGCGTCTAGATAGGAAGATCGAAATTCCATTGCCAAATGAACAATCAAGGATGGAAATTTTGAAAATCCATGCTGCTGGAATTGCCAAGCATGGTGAGATTGACTATGAAGCAGTCGTTAAGCTAGCAGAG GGATTCAATGGAGCAGATTTACGAAATGTCTGTACCGAAGCTGGGATGGCAGCCATTCGTGCTGAGCGAGATTACGTTGTTCATGAAGACTTCATGAAG GCTGTTAGAAAGTTAAGCGAAGCAAAGAAGCTGGAATCAAGTGCTCACTACAGTGCTGACTTTGGCAAAGACTAG
- the LOC141598610 gene encoding benzaldehyde dehydrogenase, mitochondrial-like isoform X2, producing the protein MACLKISSLLSQSARLLPQYGRTCHLRSVVSRYSTAAALQEPISAPVKVKYTQLFINGQFVDSASGKKFTTCDPRTGNVIAEVAEGDAEDINRAVGAARRAFDEGPWPKMTAYERSNILLKFADLLDQHTEEIAALETWDNGKPYEQAAKVELPMCSRIMRYYAGWTDKIHGLTAPADGPYHVQTLHEPIGVAGQIIPWNFPLLMFAWKIGPALATGNTIVMKTAEQTPLTALYAAKLLQEAGLPEGVLNVVSGYGPTAGAALASHMDVDKLAFTGSTETGKLVLGMAAESNLKPVTLELGGKSPFIVCKDADVDKAVELAHFALFFNQGQCCCAGSRTYVHESVYDEFVAKAKARAIQRVVGDPFRKDIEQGPQIDSEQFEKVMGYIKSGISSGATLETGGERYGSEGFYIQPTVFSNVKEDMLIAQDEIFGPVQSILKFNDLQDVIRRANATHYGLAAGVFTQDIDTANYLTRALRVGTVWVNCFDIFDAAIPFGGYKMSGQGREKGIYSLMNYLQIKAVVTPLNNPAWL; encoded by the exons ATGGCATGTCTAAAGATCTCATCTTTATTGTCTCAATCAGCTCGTTTGCTTCCTCAATATG GTAGGACTTGTCACCTGAGAAGTGTGGTCTCAAGATACAGCACAGCTGCTGCCCTTCAGGAACCTATCAGTGCACCTGTGAAAGTGAAATACACCCAGCTTTTTATCAATGGACAGTTTGTGGATTCAGCTTCAG GCAAAAAGTTCACAACATGTGATCCTAGGACAGGGAATGTGATTGCTGAGGTAGCTGAAGGTGATGCAGAAGATATCAACCGAGCAGTAGGTGCTGCTCGCAGGGCATTTGATGAGGGACCTTGGCCAAAGATGACAGCTTAT GAAAGGTCAAATATCTTGCTGAAATTTGCTGATCTGCTTGATCAGCAcactgaagaaattgctgctctCGAGACCTGGGACAATGGAAAGCCTTACGAGCAAGCTGCTAAAGTTGAATTACCAATGTGCTCTCGTATTATGAGATATTATGCTG GATGGACTGATAAGATCCACGGTCTAACCGCACCGGCTGATGGACCGTATCATGTTCAAACTCTTCACGAACCCATTGGTGTAGCTGGCCAAATTATCCCTTGGAACTTCCCACTCCTCATGTTTGCGTGGAAGATTGGACCTGCCTTGGCAACTGGCAACACAATTGTTATGAAGACTGCTGAGCAAACTCCACTGACTGCCTTATATGCTGCTAAGCTACTCCAAGAG GCTGGACTTCCAGAAGGTGTCCTGAATGTTGTTTCCGGTTATGGCCCTACTGCCGGAGCAGCTCTTGCCTCTCACATGGATGTCGACAAG CTAGCTTTTACAGGATCAACTGAAACTGGGAAATTAGTTCTTGGGATGGCAGCAGAGAGCAATCTGAAGCCCGTTACTTTGGAGCTTGGAGGTAAGTCTCCTTTTATAGTGTGCAAGGATGCTGATGTTGACAAGGCAGTAGAACTGGCTCACTTTGCTCTCTTCTTTAATCAG GGACAATGTTGTTGTGCTGGCTCGCGTACATATGTACATGAAAGTGTGTATGATGAGTTTGTTGCGAAAGCCAAGGCTCGTGCTATTCAACGTGTTGTTGGCGACCCTTTCAGGAAAGACATAGAGCAAGGTCCTCAG ATAGATTCAGAGCAATTTGAGAAGGTAATGGGATACATAAAATCCGGCATCAGCAGTGGCGCGACACTTGAAACAGGAGGTGAAAGGTATGGCTCAGAGGGTTTCTACATTCAACCTACTGTTTTCTCAAATGTTAAGGAAGACATGTTGATAGCACAGGATGAGATTTTCGGACCAGTTCAATCAATCTTGAAATTCAA TGACCTGCAAGATGTGATTCGCCGAGCCAATGCCACCCACTATGGGCTAGCAGCTGGAGTTTTTACACAAGATATCGACACTGCCAACTATTTGACTCGGGCACTTAGAGTCGGCACAGTATGGGTTAACTGTTTTGACATCTTTGATGCAGCCATCCCATTTGGTGGGTACAAAATGAGCGGTCAGGGTAGGGAGAAGGGTATTTACAGTCTCATGAACTACTTGCAAATCAAGGCTGTGGTTACCCCTTTGAACAACCCTGCTTGGTTGTAG
- the LOC141598609 gene encoding uncharacterized protein LOC141598609, whose translation MIRIWLSLLQLIELLISSWVHLLYGLYIFSSAITNDLSQHFKHKKVKVEVNDVSQSQNNSLFDDLPPIVLVHGIFGFGQGRLGGLSYFAGAEKKDEKVLVPDLGSLTSIYDRARELFYYLKGGQVDYGEEHSKACGHSQFGTVYKQGNYPQWDEDHPIHFVGHSAGAQVVRVLQQMLADKAFKGYETNPNWVLSITSLSGAFNGTTRTYFDGMQPDDGRTMKPICLLQLCRLGVIVYDWFDIPWLKAYYNFGFDHFNMSWRKMGVWGLVDCLLGNAGPFASGDWILPDLTIQGSLRLNSRIKTFPDTYYFSYATKRTRQFMGLTVPSGILGIHPLLFIRVLQMSQWSHPPDVPPPFKGYRDEDWWDNDGALNTISMMYPRFPFEHPHRLVTNDSDCQPLQPGIWYYKIIEGDHILFIVNRERAGVQFDLIYDSIFERCRKHAFRKNPQTLPNQAQHTVVS comes from the exons ATGATTAGAATTTGGTTAAGTTTATTGCAATTGATAGAACTTTTAATAAGTTCATGGGTACATTTGTTATATGGGCTTTATATATTTAGCAGTGCTATAACAAATGATTTATCTCAACATTTTAAGCATAAAAAAGTCAAAGTTGAGGTCAATGATGTTTCTCAATCACAAAATAATTCATTGTTTGATGATTTGCCTCCTATTGTTCTTGTTCATGGGATCTTTGGATTTGGTCAAGGG AGATTAGGAGGGTTATCTTATTTTGCTGGAGCAGAGAAGAAGGATGAAAAGGTTTTGGTGCCAGATTTAGGATCTTTAACAAGCATATATGATAG ggCTAgggaattgttttattacttgaaaGGTGGGCAGGTAGATTATGGTGAAGAACACAGCAAAGCATGTGGGCACTCTCAATTTGGAACAGTGTATAAGCAAG GGAACTATCCTCAATGGGATGAAGATCACCCTATTCATTTTGTTGGGCATTCAGCTGGAGCACAGGTTGTGCGCGTCTTACAGCAAATGCTTGCTGATAAG GCTTTTAAGGGTTATGAAACTAATCCAAATTGGGTGTTGAGTATTACATCTTTGTCTGGAGCATTCAATGGCACCACAAGAACATATTTTGATGGGATGCA GCCTGATGATGGAAGGACCATGAAACCGATATGTTTGCTTCAGCTTTGTCGATTGGGAGTGATTGTATACGATTGGTTCGACATACCTTGGCTAAAGGCATACTATAATTTCGGGTTTGATCACTTCAACATGTCATGGAGGAAGATGGGTGTATGGGGTTTAGTCGACTGTTTGTTAGGGAATGCAGGGCCATTTGCTTCAGGAGATTGGATTCTTCCTGATTTAACAATCCAGGGATCTTTACGACTTAACTCACGTATAAAAACATTTCCGGATACATACTATTTTAGCTATGCTACCAAGCGAACCCGACAATTCATGGGATTAACAGTTCCCTCTGGCATTCTTGGCATCCACCCTTTGCTGTTTATTAGAGTGTTGCAGATGAGCCAGTGGTCTCACCCTCCTGATGTTCCGCCTCCATTCAAAGGCTACAG GGATGAAGACTGGTGGGACAACGATGGAGCACTCAACACTATATCAATGATGTATCCTCGATTTCCTTTCGAACACCCTCATCGTCTTGTTACTAACGATTCTGATTGTCAGCCATTGCAACCTGGTATCTG GTATTACAAAATCATAGAAGGGGATCACATTCTGTTCATTGTGAATCGAGAGAGAGCTGGAGTTCAGTTTGATTTGATCTACGACAGCATCTTTGAACGGTGTAGGAAACATGCATTTAGGAAGAACCCTCAAACTCTACCTAATCAAGCACAACACACAGTCGTTTCTTAG